The nucleotide window CGGCCAACCAGAACTAGAAGGCTCCACCTGAAAATAACAAGAATCAGGTGGTGCCTCCCCCCAATGCTGCCGAGGTGTCGGCCCAAAATGCCGGCAAAATGCATGTCTCTCCCACCCAAGGCGAGGTGGTCGGTGCTGACGAGAGTTCGACCTCTAATCTACAATTTGAGGAGGATGATGTGAGGGTTATAAACAACCCGAAGAGGAAGAGGTCGTCCTCTAGCCCTGAAAGGGCTCTTACCGTTATGGAGAGGAACTTCGACGTCAAAAACTTTATAGATTCCCTATTGCTTCCCGGCACGGAGGAGTATTTCCATGGCTCCGACCTCCCAGGGCAGGCGAGGTGGATGTACCGTTCTCTCCTTCGCGGCGCCACGATAGCCAGGAAGGCCGAGTTTGCCCTGTCGGGAATGCAGTCCGTATAGAGGAAGCTCGAATCTTCCGCTAAGgccaacaacaaattcaaagttGAAGTTGAATCACTTCGGGAGAAGTTGGCTAAGGCGGAGGAGAAGCTCAAAGTCGCCGAGGAAAGGGCCACAGCTGCTGAGGAAAAGTTGAAGACTTCTAATGCGGCTGTTTCCCGTCTGACCGAGAGAGCTCTGACTTTGGAAGGTCAGCTCAATGCTGCTCAGGGCCAGGTGGTCGCCTTGGAGAAGGAGCGTAATGAGGCCGTCTCGTCCGCTAAGACTGCCCAAGACGAGGCTACTGAGTTTAAGAAGAAGTTCAAGGAGACCGTGAAGCAGGGAACGAGCGCCATATTGATGACTGAAGAGACCCTTAAGGCCCAAGTGAAGGTCGTGGCTCCTGCCTTCGATATATCGGCAATTGGGGTCTTCAAGACTATTcgggatggcaagattgtcgaTATGCCGAAGAAGTGATTTTTGAGTTGTATGGACTTCGTAATTTTATGGTTTTATGTATGTTGTCATGTAGCTTTGCGAACTTTGTCGTTTTTTGTCCTTGATGTTGCGACTTGAAACTATTTTGCTGAAATGGTAGTTACTTGGTCGGTTTCGATATTTCTTCGCTTCTCGCTTGGCCGATGATACTTTATGTTATGATTGTCGCCGTTTAATTGGTATTGGCTATTCGTTTGTTTATTTTACCGTTACGTTGGTAGTTGGTGAGGCCAAGTTGTGGCCTTTATCGTTGCTATAGCCGTTTGTCGTGGCGTTAATTTGGGTGTTTCACGGGGTGATCAGTCTCGGGTAACCGTGTCGTCGCCGTGTTAATCATAAAGTGAGTGAACGTTAGTCATGGGATATGAGAAggggaaaaataaatttattcacaAGTGAATATTAATCGGCAGTTGGCTAGATCTATAACAATAATAAGTATTCAACAAGAGTAATTTATTTAACCATAAAGCAACTTGGGTCTTGTTGGGCCTGGCAAGTCGCCTACTCGGCATATTTGGCTTAAGAATAAAACCTTCTTAGGTTACTCACATTCCATGTTCTCGGGACATCCTTGCCGTCAAGTCTTTTCAACTTGTAGGCACCCCTGCCGATTACTTTCTTTACCCTGTACGGGCCTTCTCAATTTGCTGCCAGTTTGCCTTCCCTATGAGTCGGTAGTCCGATGTCATTCCGCCGTAGGACCAAGTCATTTGGTTCGAAATCTCTCCTGAGCACTTTGGCATTTTATCGCAGGGCCATCCTTTGCTTCAGTGCTGCTTTCGACAAATGGGCCATCTCTCTAGCCTCGTCTACTAGGTCTTTTTCTACAGCTTCTTCAACTCCTCCCACGAGTAATCGTGGGCTCGACTTGCCAACCTCTACAGGTATCATAGCATCCACCCCATATGTTAGGCGAAATAGAGTTTCCCCAGTGGACGACTGATGGGTTGTGCGGTAGGACCAGAGAACTGAGGCAAGCTCGTCGGCTCATGATCCCTTCTTCTTATCAAGCCGCTTTTTGAGGCCTAGCAAGATGACCTTATTCGCGGCCTCGTCTTGGCTGTTCGTCTGTGGATGTTCCATGGATGAGAACTTTTGCTTTATACCCAAGCCGGTGAGGAACTCTCCGAACTTCTTATCAGTGAATTGCGTCCCGTTATCAGAGATGACGACCTCCAGGATACCGAACCTAGTTATGACTTGCCTCCACATAAACTTCTGGCAGTTGGACGATGATATGCTGGCAAGCGGTTCGGCTTCTATCCACTTGGTGTAGTAGTCAATAGCGACTATTAAGTACTTGACTTGCCTAGGGCCAACCTGGAGGGGTCCTAGGAGGTCGACTCCCCAGTGAGAAGAAGGTCAGGAAGATGTCAGAAGCTTAGTTCAATTGCCGGCGCTCtgtgaaagttggcattttcttgGCACTAGATACATTTTCTCATGAAATCTTTAGAATCCTTTATTATCGTCAACCAATAGTAGCCGGCTCTGATGAGCTTTCTTGCTAGGGCTTTGCCCCCAATGTGGTGACCGCAACATCCTTCATGGACCTCCTTAAGCACATAGTCCGTTTGGTCGGGACGCAGACACTTCAGCAGGGGTTGGCAGAGTCCCTTTTTAAACAATTGGCCTTGTATGATTGCATACTTGGCCGCCTCCCTTCTCAATGCTTTTGCCGACTTCTCGTCTTCAGGGAGCTTACTGCTTTCCAAGAAGTCGGTAATTGGGTCCATCCAAGAGGAGTTTACCTTTGCTAAATGGAGGGTAACTGTTGGTTCTTTTATCAGGCCTTGGATGAGAGATCGATTTCCCGCTCCCGGCTTTGTACTTACCAGCTTTGACAAGATGTCTGCCCGCGTGTTCCTCTCTCTCAGGACATGGTGCACCGAGATATCCTTAAATTCCCCGATTAATTCTTTGACCTTCTCTAAATATTTTTGCAGCAACGAGTCTCTGGCCTGATATGTTTCGTTGATCTGTGAGGTCACGACTTGTGAATCGCTACATATTTTCACTCTTGTGGCTCTAACTTCTTTAGCCAGGACTAAGCCGCCTAGAAGGGTCTCGTACTCTGCTTGATTGTTTGACACTGGGAACTCAAACTTGATCGACTGTTCGTAAACGACTCTAGTTGGGCTTTCCAAGATTATCCCGGCTCCTCCGCACGTCTGGTTGGAGGCTCCGTCTACATGGAGCTTCCACCGTATGCTCGGTGGCTCGGTTGGGTCTCCTGTTACTTCTACCAAGAAGTCGGCCATGGCCTGTGCTTTGATCACATGACTGGGTTCATATTGCAAGCCGTAGTGAGATAGCTCAATAGCCCAGGTCATCATTCTTCCCGCTAAGTCGGGTTTCTGGAGTACCTGTCGGATTCCCTGATCTGTCCTCACGACCACTTGATGACCTTGGAAGTACTGTCGTAGTCTACGATAAGAGGTCAGGAGTGCGAGTGCTAGCTTCTCTAATTTGCTGTACCTTAGTTCTGCTCCTTGTAGCGCTTTACTCACAAAGTAGATTGGTTGTTGGATCTTTCCTTCTTCTCGCACCAAGACCGCCGCCATCGCTTCATCAGTTATGGCCAAGTACAGGTATAGTGGTTCCCCGTCCTTGGGTTTTTCGAGTACAGGTGGTGCTGCAAGTACTTCCTTGAAATGCTTAAACGTTTCTTCACACGCAGGGGTCCATTCAAACGCTATCCTCGTCCTTATCAAGTTGAAAAATGGTAGGGCTTTAGCAGCCGATGCCCCGAGGAAACGGGACAGTGTGGTGAGCCTTCCTGCCAACATCTGGACGTCTTTGATGCATCCTGGGCTCTTCATTTGGAGTATTGCTTCGCACTTTTTCGGGTTGGCCTCCACCCCTCTTTGGGTTATCATAAACCCTAAGAATTTTTCTGCTTCCATGGCAAAGGCGCACTTGAGTGAATTGAACCTCATGCCGTGTTATCGGAGAGAGACGAACACATTTCCTAGATCGCTTATTAGGTCCTCGGGTCGGGTGGTCTTAACAAGGATATCATCCACGTATACTTCCACCGTTTTGCCTATAAGGTCACAGAATATCTTGTTCATCAACTTTTGGTATGTGGCCCCTGCGTTCTTCAACCCGAATGGCATTACCTTGTAGCAGTATGTTCCCCCTGGTGTTATGAATGCCGTTTTTTCTTCGTCAGGCCGGTGCATCGGTATTTGATTATAACCGGAGTAAGCATCCATAAAGCTCAGATACCGATATCCCGCCGCCGCATCGACGAGCGCATCTATGTTGGGGAGAGGGTAGGAGTCCTTAGGACATGCTTTGTTAAGATCGGAATAATCCACGCACATCCTCTATTTTTCATTGTGCTTTCTAACCAGAACTACGTTCGACAGCCAAGTCGAATAGTCGAGTTTCCGTATAAATCCTGCTTCAAGGAGGCTGGCCGTCTGCTTGGCTACCTCTTCTGCCTTTTCTTGTGACATCTTCTTTCTCCTTTGAGCTACCAGTTTGGCTTCTGCCCTGACGGCCAAGTGGTGCGGCATGAGCCGGGGGTCTATCCCCAGCATGTCGGCTGGCGTCCAGGCAAAGAGATTGCCGTTAACCCTGATCATTTCCATTAGTGGTTCTTTCAGGTTATGTGGAAGGTTTTTATTCACGAAAGTGAACTTCTCCTCGGGGTCGCCAACCCAAAACTTTTCTAAGTTTCCTTCCGGCTCGGGTCTGGGCTTGTCGTCGACTCTGGCGTCCAGGTCGGCGAGGAATACTGCCGAAGCCTCTTTGGATTTCTTTCTTAATGAGAGACTGGCATTGTCGCATGCGACTGCCGTTTCCAAGTCTCCCCTGATGGATCCCACATCAGCGATGAACTTCATTGTCAACATCTTTGTACTAATCACTACCCCGAGATCATTGATGGTctttcttcctaggatgatgttGTAGACAGTGGAGTCTCGTAGGATCACGAACTCCGCCATTACCGATCTTTTTCACTGTCCAGGCCTATGGCTACTGGTAGGGAGATTGTCCCATCAGGTTTGATGAAGTGGTCCCCTAAGCCTACTATGCCGTGTTGGTGAGTTCTTAAGTTGGTATCCCTGAGATCCAAGGCGTCAAAAATACTGTGGAACATGATATTTGAGTCGGCACCGGTGTCTATTAGGATTCGCTTAATCAAACCGGTTCCCACTCTGGCCGTGATGACCATCGGAGGGCTTTCCACCACCTCATCAAACCATTGATCCTCCGGAGCGAATGATATGGATGGAGTCTTCTTGGGGTTTGGCGCAGGGCTGGACGACGAGACCACCAGGACTTTGGCGTCCTTCTTCTGCGCCGACCTTGACCTTGGGGCCGCATCTCTTCCGACCACCACATTCACTATGGTAAGGCCGTGCTCATGGTCCTCGGGCTCTTAGCGTCGCTTTACTGTGTGGTTCTTGTCCTCTCCGTTCTGATCGCGATCCCGTCTTCTCGGCTCCCTGATGAGGTGGGAGAATTCGGCTAACTTTTCATCCTGGATCGCTTGCTGACGAATGAAtttttgccggtatagaaattatcaagtaatcaatcatagtatagtctaaaccgacgcaaaatccatcatcaaagtaattctacaatctataaccgagagtattagtcccgagtcgttcttccctaggaatgctacaaggatgcatgttattggttaaatggtcttttgtggcttgaagagtgtggcatacaagtgctaataaaagaaaacaacaatcaatcaatattaaaagccttggccaaggttgaacattggaagttccatcactatagcttccttcaattgtgatgacaaaggagtgttgctttacttagttaacccctaatcatagaggaaagtcaagtaaaagtaattaactcaagtcacaagtcctagtctcaccctagggaagtctagctttagtgcactttaagtcaattagcaatcctcaattcttaatcaacaattgacatccattattcaagtgtctccaatgactcaatcactaggccaagtgaggggatactactccatatctaaagttggcattttctcaaacagtTGGAGGGCAtgaat belongs to Arachis duranensis cultivar V14167 chromosome 8, aradu.V14167.gnm2.J7QH, whole genome shotgun sequence and includes:
- the LOC107460565 gene encoding uncharacterized protein LOC107460565, which encodes MRFNSLKCAFAMEAEKFLGFMITQRGVEANPKKCEAILQMKSPGCIKDVQMLAGRLTTLSRFLGASAAKALPFFNLIRTRIAFEWTPACEETFKHFKEVLAAPPVLEKPKDGEPLYLYLAITDEAMAAVLVREEGKIQQPIYFVSKALQGAELRYSKLEKLALALLTSYRRLRQYFQGHQVVVRTDQGIRQVLQKPDLAGRMMTWAIELSHYGLQYEPSHVIKAQAMADFLVEVTGDPTEPPSIRWKLHVDGASNQTCGGAGIILESPTRVVYEQSIKFEFPVSNNQAEYETLLGGLVLAKEVRATRVKICSDSQVVTSQINETYQARDSLLQKYLEKVKELIGEFKDISVHHVLRERNTRADILSKLVSTKPGAGNRSLIQGLIKEPTVTLHLAKVNSSWMDPITDFLESSKLPEDEKSAKALRREAAKYAIIQGQLFKKGLCQPLLKCLRPDQTDYVLKEVHEGCCGHHIGGKALARKLIRAGYYWLTIIKDSKDFMRKFDLLGPLQVGPRQVKYLIVAIDYYTKWIEAEPLASISSSNCQKFMWRQVITRFGILEVVISDNGTQFTDKKFGEFLTGLGIKQKFSSMEHPQTNSQDEAANKVILLGLKKRLDKKKGS